In Phoenix dactylifera cultivar Barhee BC4 unplaced genomic scaffold, palm_55x_up_171113_PBpolish2nd_filt_p 001154F, whole genome shotgun sequence, one genomic interval encodes:
- the LOC103699468 gene encoding cucumber peeling cupredoxin gives MGSGKGGKVSWSVAALMVALVAASLALETAAATHVVGGSTGWIIPPNSSFYSDWASTQTFAVGDTLVFNFQTGSHTVDKVTKSGYDDCSTSNLIGSAITTSPASVPLTTAGDHYFICGIPGHCSASQKLSVTVASSPTGASPPTSAAGPSPPGTDGSSAATSLLSGFRTAATFSLATALVFAASFFLL, from the exons atggGGAGCGGGAAGGGAGGAAAGGTGTCATGGTCGGTTGCTGCCCTGATGGTTGCACTTGTGGCAGCAAGCCTTGCTCTGGAGACAGCAGCCGCAACACATGTGGTGGGGGGCTCAACCGGATGGATCATCCCTCCCAACTCAAGCTTTTACTCTGATTGGGCCTCCACACAAACCTTTGCGGTTGGTGACACCCTTG TGTTCAATTTTCAGACCGGATCGCACACTGTCGACAAAGTAACAAAGTCAGGCTACGATGATTGCTCAACTTCCAACCTGATCGGCTCCGCCATAACCACAAGCCCGGCCTCAGTTCCTCTCACTACCGCCGGCGACCACTACTTCATTTGTGGAATCCCTGGCCACTGCTCCGCCAGCCAGAAGTTGTCTGTCACTGTTGCCTCCTCCCCAACAGGCGCTTCCCCTCCCACATCAGCTGCTGGTCCCTCGCCACCAGGCACCGATGGAAGCAGTGCAGCCACATCACTTCTTTCTGGTTTCAGGACCGCCGCAACCTTCTCCTTGGCAACTGCACTCGTGTTTGCTGCCTCCTTTTTCCTCCTCTAG